In a single window of the Daphnia carinata strain CSIRO-1 chromosome 4, CSIRO_AGI_Dcar_HiC_V3, whole genome shotgun sequence genome:
- the LOC130687536 gene encoding PHAF1 protein CG7083-like: MLDLEVIPERSLGCEHWEFILGMQFSQAVCICMSQVAIMKRVQVIYNENDPLASDLILSLTLDGIRLLFDSVSQRLKVIEIFAMNLIKLKYCGLVFNSSDVIPTIDQIDHSFGATHPGIYDPEKRIFTLNFRGLSFTFPVEQASEPRCVRGLGSLQFTNGASPVASKMFIFSGNSLIDSKPPPLPISCFFSHPYLQGLEVIRHNGCTSGIKLSLICEGPSQVLEPRRHACVQELCFGASAEDVLTLLGAPSRVFYKDEDKMRIHSPQAHRRAPASFSDYFYNYFTLGLDALFDGKYHKLKKFVLHTNYPGHYNFNMYHRCEFKLQLPTKPISTDNSKLIDLSPTFITVSAYSRWDEVCEKVQPSSRPIVLHRSSSTNTTNPFGSTFCYGVEDIIFEVMPNNLIASVTLYASDDNLPLQGQES, encoded by the exons ATGCTGGATTTAGAAGTAATTCCTGAAAGGTCGTTGGGTTGTGAACATTGGGAGTTTATTTTAG GAATGCAGTTTTCCCAAGCAGTTTGCATATGCATGTCTCAGGTAGCAATCATGAAGAGAGTTCAAGTAATCTATAATGAAAAT GACCCCTTAGCTTCTGACCTTATCTTGAGTCTAACTCTGGATGGAATACGACTTCTCTTTGATTCAGTTTCACAGCGTTTGAAAGTGATTGAGATCTTTGCCATGAACCTCATTAAGCTTAAAtattg TGGATTGGTGTTCAATTCATCTGATGTAATCCCAACAATTGATCAGATTGATCATTCATTTGGAGCCACACATCCTGGAATATATGATCCAGAGAAACGAATATTTACTCTCAACTTTCGTGGATTATCTTTTACTTTTCCAGTAGAGCAAGCTAGTGAACCTCGATGTGTTCGGGGTCTTGGTTCACTACAGTTTACCAATGGTGCATCTCCAGTTGCATCAAAAATGTTCATATTCAGTGGCAACAGTTTAATTGACAGCAAGCCTCCTCCTCTACCAATATCTTGCTTCTTTTCTCATCCTTATCTTCAAGGTTTAGAAGTAATTCGCCATAATGGGTGCACCTCGGGGATCAAGCTTTCTCTTATTTGCGAAG GACCGTCACAGGTATTGGAACCTAGACGCCATGCCTGCGTTCAAGAATTATGCTTTGGCGCTTCCGCGGAGGATGTTCTTACTTTACTAGGAGCCCCTTCACGTGTGTTTTATAAG gATGAAGATAAAATGCGAATCCATAGTCCTCAGGCGCATCGTCGAGCTCCAGCTTCTTTTTCGGATTATTTTTACAACTACTTTACACTCGGACTA GATGCTTTGTTCGATGGGAAATATCATAAACTGAAAAAGTTTGTTCTACACACCAACTACCCAGGACACTACAATTTCAATAT GTACCATCGATGTGAATTCAAGCTCCAACTGCCAACGAAACCCATCTCAACAGACAATTCAAAATTAATTGATTTATCGCCTACCTTTATCACT GTATCTGCTTATTCACGCTGGGATGAAGTCTGTGAGAAAGTGCAGCCGAGTTCCCGCCCAATTGTTCTTCATCGATCTTCATCTACGAACACAACAAACCCATTTGGTTCGACGTTCTGTTACGGAGTTGAGGATATCATTTTTGAG GTGATGCCGAACAACTTGATAGCATCCGTAACTCTCTATGCATCCGATGACAATTTGCCACTGCAAGGACAGGAATCGTAA
- the LOC130687354 gene encoding queuosine 5'-phosphate N-glycosylase/hydrolase-like translates to MKPRESAAFIASVSKDVKLNPVGIKRVASEIIQAIVSQEFEPNNMMIHSYPLPVTADASSIEWMFVADALNFSFWALEENAHYSVELHGKQYTGYMALCAAITKAQEAGIAITSAKYYATVTKETVNQIFMSSTGEPIPLLEQRWIILQECGKILNDKFDGEFCNCVGQSGNSAQKLLDLIVSNFPSFRDEGVFEGQRVSFYKRAQILVADIWSVFKGKGLGSFSDIDTITMFADYRVPQALVHFGAMEYSEKLYKLLSTNHTFMNGDREEMEIRGCSIHAVELIKEELKSQSVDFNKEELPINSAMIDYFLWEYRRRFAKDLAKVPYHKVRCIYY, encoded by the exons ATGAAACCCAGAGAATCTGCAGCTTTCATAGCCTCTGTTTCAAAGGATGTTAAACTGAATCCAGTTGGCATTAAAAGAGTGGCTTCAGAg ATCATACAAGCAATTGTGTCACAAGAGTTTGAACCAAACAATATGATGATTCACTCCTATCCACTACCTGTGACTGCAGATGCCTCAAGCATTGAATG gaTGTTTGTAGCTGATGCtctaaatttttcattttgggcATTAGAAGAAAATGCACATTATTCTGTTGAGCTACATGGAAAGCAATATACCGGTTACATGGCGTTGTGTGCCGCAATTACCAAAGCacaagag GCCGGTATCGCAATAACGAGTGCAAAGTATTATGCAACTGTAACGAAAGAAACAGTCAACCAAATATTTATGTCCAGTACGGGGGAACCCATTCCTCTGCTTGAACAGAGATGGATTATTTTGCAGGAATGTGGCAAAATCTTAAATGATAAGTTTGATGGTGAATTCTGTAATTGCGTCGGGCAATCAGGAAACAGTGCACAAAAGCTTTTAGATTTAATTGTGTCAAATTTTCCTTCCTTCCGAGATGAAGGCGTCTTTGAAGGCCAAAGAGTTTCCTTTTATAAGCGAGCTCAAATTCTTGTGGCCGACATCTGGAGTGTTTTTaaaggaaag GGACTTGGAAGTTTCTCCGACATAGACACGATCACCATGTTTGCTGATTACAGAGTGCCACAGGCGCTAGTTCATTTTGGGGCCATGGAGTACTCTGAGAAACTTTATAAGTTGCTATCTACCAATCATACATTTATGAATGGAGATcgagaagaaatggaaattcgCGGATGTTCAATTCAC GCAGTGGAGTTGATCAAGGAAGAGTTAAAATCTCAGTCAGTGGATTTCAACAAAGAAGAGCTACCAATAAATAG TGCTATGATTGATTATTTCTTGTGGGAATACCGAAGACGGTTTGCTAAGGATCTTGCAAAGGTTCCTTATCACAAAGTCCGGTGCATATATTACTAG
- the LOC130687596 gene encoding phosphoenolpyruvate carboxykinase, cytosolic [GTP]-like isoform X1 has translation MSRLLAIITRSNFVTAQTKGCRLPSSTFNRSLSILEAAGGKSLPNKVRNFVEDCVKLCQPAQIHICNGSEQENRTLIQLMQQQGMLESLPKMENCWLARTDPADVARVESRTFVVTPKKNDAIPDRMNGVTGQLGNWMSPDDLHKAIHDRFPNCMKGRTMYVVPFSMGPIGSPLSKIGIELTDSPYVVASMRIMTRMGQQVLETLGEGDFVRCLHSVGCPLPMTRPVINNWPCNPEQTIIIQCPETKEILSYGSGYGGNSLLGKKCFALRIGSVIAKKEGWLAEHMLILGITNPEGKKRYIAAAFPSACGKTNLAMLTPTLPGYKVECVGDDIAWMHFDSEGRLRAINPENGFFGVAPGTNYATNPNAMLTIQKNTVFTNVAKTSDGGVFWEGLEKEITGVNVTSWLGEANWSKASGKPAAHPNSRFCAPASQCPIIDPRWEDPEGVPIDAILFGGRRPRGVPLVYEALNWKHGVFVGASVSSEATAAAEYKGRSIMHDPFAMRPFFGYNAGHYLNHWLSMEKSGRKLPKIFHVNWFRRSADGSFLWPGFGENSRVLDWVLKRCDEADVAQSSPIGLIPKEGSIDTNGLKEQINWQELFSMPKDFWQDEVTDLEKYFSEQLGNDLPNAIAEELHKLKQRVNQM, from the exons ATGTCGAGGTTGTTAGCTATCATCACACG CTCGAATTTTGTAACGGCCCAAACCAAAGGATGTCGGCTTCCTTCGTCCACTTTCAACCGTTCGTTGAGCATCCTCGAAGCTGCGGGAGGAAAGTCTCTTCCGAACAAG GTTCGAAATTTCGTCGAGGATTGCGTCAAACTCTGTCAACCAGCTCAAATTCACATATGTAATGGATCGGAGCAAGAAAATCGGACGCTGATACAATTGATGCAGCAACAAGGCATGCTAGAATCCCTACCAAAGATGGAGAATTG TTGGTTGGCACGAACTGATCCCGCAGACGTTGCCAGAGTAGAAAGTAGAACGTTTGTTGTGACACCTAAAAAGAATGACGCGATCCCAGATCGTATGAATGGCGTCACCGGGCAGCTTGGAAATTGGATGTCACCTGATGATCTTCATAAAGCCATTCACGACCGCTTCCCTAACTGCATGAAAG GTCGCACGATGTATGTTGTTCCGTTTAGTATGGGTCCAATCGGATCGCCGCTTTCGAAAATCGGGATCGAGTTAACAGATTCGCCTTATGTGGTGGCTTCAATGCGTATCATGACGCGAATGGGTCAACAGGTACTCGAAACATTGGGCGAAGGAGACTTCGTTCGTTGTCTGCACTCCGTTGGCTGTCCGCTCCCGATGACCAGACCTGTGATCAACAATTGGCCGTGCAATCCGGAGCAGACTATCATCATCCa ATGCCCAGAGACCAAAGAAATCTTGTCATACGGCAGCGGATATGGTGGCAACTCAttattgggaaaaaaatgttttgcccTGAGGATTGGCTCGGTAATAGCCAAAAAAGAAGGTTGGCTTGCTGAACACATGCTC ATTCTAGGAATAACTAATCCCGAAGGCAAAAAGAGATACATCGCTGCCGCTTTCCCGAGTGCTTGCGGAAAAACGAATCTCGCAATGTTAACCCCAACATTACCAG GCTATAAAGTTGAGTGTGTTGGCGACGATATTGCATGGATGCACTTCGACAGTGAAGGACGTTTACGAGCCATCAATCcggaaaatggattttttggCGTTGCTCCCGGAACCAACTATGCTACCAATCCAAAT GCTATGCTGACTATCCAGAAAAATACGGTTTTTACAAATGTTGCAAA AACCAGTGATGGTGGCGTTTTCTGGGAAGGCCTGGAGAAGGAAATCACAGGTGTTAACGTCACAAGTTGGTTGGGCGAAGCCAACTGGAGTAAAGCATCAGGAAAACCCGCGGCTCATCCTAATTCTAG ATTTTGTGCCCCAGCCAGCCAATGCCCAATCATAGATCCGCGTTGGGAGGACCCTGAAGGTGTACCCATAGATGCTATTTTGTTTGGAGGTCGCCGACCAAGAGGTGTGCCTTTGGTTTACGAAGCATTAAATTGGAAACACGGAGTCTTCGTTGGTGCCTCCGTCAGTTCAGAAGCCACTGCTGCAGCTGAGTACAAA GGCCGCTCAATTATGCACGATCCATTTGCAATGCGCCCGTTTTTCGGGTACAATGCCGGTCACTATCTCAATCATTGGCTGAGTATGGAAAAATCTGGTCGCAAACTCCCCAAAATTTTCCATGTTAATTGGTTCCGCAGAAGTGCAGAT GGCTCTTTCTTATGGCCTGGATTTGGGGAAAATTCCCGTGTTCTCGATTGGGTACTAAAACGTTGTGATGAAGCCGACGTTGCTCAGTCCAGCCCAATTGGATTGATTCCAAAAGAGGGGTCGATTGATACCAATGGTCTGAAAGAGCAAATCAATTGGCAAGAGTTGTTTTCAATGCCGAAGGACTTTTGGCAAGACGAAGTTACTGATCTAGAAAAGTATTTTAGCGAACAACTTGGCAATGATTTACCGAACGCTATCGCCGAAGAATTGCACAAATTAAAACAACGAGTAAATCAAATGTAG
- the LOC130687352 gene encoding activin receptor type-1-like — MFCLNAVFLRTFCFLFVLQKACSDDDGSSEDLVFSSSLLESMPHFPLNMFGDDEENNLDISGNGTLGLLSPNLNLNHHTKYQCHSCEQPDCLEETVCHNAYQCWKSRVRDLSGLESVSKGCTTSAEQVVLYCNTLSFDGNGEYQRESSSYAIECCEGNFCNNGSFPVLPTTQYSGSSETDDYHATILRLMLAILCPVVILGIALAIILLMMRHWHRRRMARLTIMEGSQDPEYTYRDELRVTAAGDSTLREVFEHSVTSGSGSGMPLLIQRTLAKQITLGECIGKGRYGEVWRGLWHGESVAVKIFFSRDEASWTRETEIYSTMLFRHENILGYIGSDMTSRNSITQLWLVTHYHPLGSLYDHLNRHSLNHVQLLHLCISAISGILHLHTEIFGTQGKPAIAHRDIKTKNILVRSNGMCVIADFGLAVTHTQTTGEMNVANNPRVGTKRYMSPEVLDQTINMSIFESFRRVDMYAFGLVLWEMCRRTVSSGLVEEYRPPFFDMVPSDPSFEDMRKVVCIDQYRPVVPSYWESDPILSGVWILMKECWHQNPNVRLPALRLKKSLLKLAMQDSSLNFRLDF, encoded by the exons atgttttgtttaaacgCCGTGTTCCTGCGCACGTTCTGTTTCTTGTTTGTGCTGCAGAAGGCTTGTTCCGACGACGATGGTTCCAGTGAAG ATTTAGTGTTTTCAAGCTCATTGCTGGAAAGTATGCCACATTTTCCTTTGAACATGTTTGGAGACGATGAAGAAAacaacctagatatttctggAAATGGTACACTTGGTCTACTATCTCCTAACCTGAATTTGAATCACCATACCAAGTATCAATGCCACTCCTGTGAACAACCAGATTGTTTGGAAGAAACTGTTTGCCATAATGCTTACCAG TGTTGGAAGTCCAGAGTCAGAGATCTCTCTGGTCTGGAGTCAGTTTCGAAAGGCTGCACCACAAGTGCTGAACAAGTTGTACTCTATTGCAATACATTGTCCTTTGATGGAAATGGAGAATATCAAAGGGAGAGCAGTTCATATGCCATTGAATGTTGTGAAGGAAACTTTTGCAACAACGGATCTTTTCCTGTGCTTCCTACCACCCAATATTCAG GAAGCTCTGAAACTGATGATTACCATGCAACTATTTTGCGTCTGATGCTAGCTATCCTTTGCCCTGTTGTCATATTGGGAATTGCACTTGCCATAATTCTTCTGATGATGCGCCATTGGCATAGACGTCGTATGGCTCGTCTCACAATTATGGAAGGATCACAAGATCCAGAATATACTTACAGGGATGAATTGCGAGTTACAGCTGCTGGAGATAGTACCTTGCGA GAGGTGTTCGAACATTCTGTCACGTCTGGAAGTGGCTCTGGTATGCCTTTACTCATACAGCGAACATTGGCTAAACAG ATCACGCTAGGAGAGTGTATCGGGAAAGGAAGATATGGAGAAGTTTGGCGGGGATTGTGGCATGGGGAAAGTGTTGCCGtcaagattttcttttccagagATGAAGCGTCGTGGACCCGCGAAACGGAAATctatag TACTATGTTATTCCGTCACGAAAACATCTTGGGATACATTGGATCAGACATGACGTCCCGCAACTCAATCACACAGTTGTGGCTTGTGACACATTACCACCCATTAGGATCTCTTTACGATCATTTGAACCGCCATTCGCTCAACCACGTACAACTTTTGCATCTATGTATATCAGCCATCAGTGGCATTCTTCACCTTCATACTGAAATATTCGGGACTCAG gGCAAACCAGCAATAGCCCATCGGGatatcaaaacgaaaaatattctGGTTAGATCGAATGGAATGTGCGTGATAGCAGATTTTGGCTTGGCAGTGACTCACACGCAAACGACGGGAGAAATGAATGTTGCCAACAATCCTCGTGTGGGAACCAAACGCTACATGAGTCCCGAAGTCCTGGATCAAAC aatcAATATGAGCATCTTTGAATCTTTTCGGCGAGTGGACATGTACGCGTTTG GTCTTGTGTTATGGGAGATGTGTCGACGTACTGTGTCATCAGGGCTTGTTGAAGAGTATCGACCTCCATTTTTTGATATGGTGCCGTCTGATCCAAGTTTCGAAGATATGCGGAAGGTTGTCTGCATTGACCAATACCGACCCGTCGTTCCTTCCTACTGGGAATCAGATCCA ATTTTGTCTGGCGTTTGGATTTTAATGAAGGAATGCTGGCACCAAAATCCGAACGTCCGTCTGCCAGCTCTTCGGCTAAAGAAGTCTCTGTTAAAACTAGCTATGCAAGACTCTTCTCTAAACTTTCGACTGGATTTTTAA
- the LOC130687355 gene encoding trypsin-1-like has product METMSLLLLCFIVGVKSVPIDFGNQRIMGGIQASSGEFPYVVSVTYNDQHHCGGFIYNLQWVITAASCAYGKYPSELKVTVGQLSLNNVDPGEEIIFVFSIRTHHAYDPVTKSNDIAMLELATPITIGPNVNWVMYDEIDESVPYGTFVGWGATQNEGLPSLKLRKANLAISTNCPTYYPSNDFNYNTMICAGDANIGPCAYDEGSPLVQKISNQDVVVGIMSKNQGCGPNFPPSVFTRLSVFYSWIQNQAGVQPTRPTTTATVPTTITAPTAPCFNCETAPPVQQPGILYQ; this is encoded by the exons ATGGAAACCATGTCGTTGCTGTTACTTTGCTTTATTGTTGGAGTTAAAA GCGTACCGATTGATTTCGGTAACCAACGCATCATGGGCGGTATCCAAGCCAGTTCTGGTGAATTTCCGTACGTCGTTTCCGTCACGTATAATGACCAACATCATTGCGGAGGATTTATTTACAACCTCCAGTGGGTCATAACGGCTGCATCTTGCGCTTATGG GAAGTACCCAAGCGAGCTTAAGGTGACCGTCGGACAGCTGTCATTGAATAATGTTGATCCTGGGGAAGAAATAATATTTGTGTTTTCTATCCGAACTCACCACGCCTACGATCCCGTGACGAAATCGAACGATATCGCGATGCTAGAG CTAGCGACACCGATTACGATTGGACCTAACGTGAACTGGGTTATGTATGATGAAATCGACGAATCTGTCCCATATGGAACATTCGTAGGATGGGGTGCTACTCAG AACGAAGGGCTACCTTCACTGAAGTTACGCAAAGCGAATCTGGCCATTTCGACTAATTGCCCGACTTATTATCCAAGCAACGACTTCAACTATAATACCATGATATGCGCTGGCGATG CGAATATTGGACCTTGTGCATACGACGAAGGGTCGCCTTTGGTTCAGAAAATCTCCAACCAGGACGTTGTGGTTGGCATTATGTCGAAGAACCAAGGATGTGGTCCAAATTTCCCTCCTTCTGTTTTTACGCGCTTAtctgttttttattcttggaTTCAAAATCAGGCCGGTGTACAACCAACTCGCCCCACAACAACAGCTACCGTGCCTACAACAATAACGGCTCCAACAGCACCATGCTTTAACTGCGAAACTGCTCCTCCTGTTCAACAACCAGGAATTCTGTATCAATAG
- the LOC130687596 gene encoding phosphoenolpyruvate carboxykinase, cytosolic [GTP]-like isoform X2 has protein sequence MSVTPQNIPCSNFVTAQTKGCRLPSSTFNRSLSILEAAGGKSLPNKVRNFVEDCVKLCQPAQIHICNGSEQENRTLIQLMQQQGMLESLPKMENCWLARTDPADVARVESRTFVVTPKKNDAIPDRMNGVTGQLGNWMSPDDLHKAIHDRFPNCMKGRTMYVVPFSMGPIGSPLSKIGIELTDSPYVVASMRIMTRMGQQVLETLGEGDFVRCLHSVGCPLPMTRPVINNWPCNPEQTIIIQCPETKEILSYGSGYGGNSLLGKKCFALRIGSVIAKKEGWLAEHMLILGITNPEGKKRYIAAAFPSACGKTNLAMLTPTLPGYKVECVGDDIAWMHFDSEGRLRAINPENGFFGVAPGTNYATNPNAMLTIQKNTVFTNVAKTSDGGVFWEGLEKEITGVNVTSWLGEANWSKASGKPAAHPNSRFCAPASQCPIIDPRWEDPEGVPIDAILFGGRRPRGVPLVYEALNWKHGVFVGASVSSEATAAAEYKGRSIMHDPFAMRPFFGYNAGHYLNHWLSMEKSGRKLPKIFHVNWFRRSADGSFLWPGFGENSRVLDWVLKRCDEADVAQSSPIGLIPKEGSIDTNGLKEQINWQELFSMPKDFWQDEVTDLEKYFSEQLGNDLPNAIAEELHKLKQRVNQM, from the exons ATGTCTGTCACACCCCAAAATATTCCTTG CTCGAATTTTGTAACGGCCCAAACCAAAGGATGTCGGCTTCCTTCGTCCACTTTCAACCGTTCGTTGAGCATCCTCGAAGCTGCGGGAGGAAAGTCTCTTCCGAACAAG GTTCGAAATTTCGTCGAGGATTGCGTCAAACTCTGTCAACCAGCTCAAATTCACATATGTAATGGATCGGAGCAAGAAAATCGGACGCTGATACAATTGATGCAGCAACAAGGCATGCTAGAATCCCTACCAAAGATGGAGAATTG TTGGTTGGCACGAACTGATCCCGCAGACGTTGCCAGAGTAGAAAGTAGAACGTTTGTTGTGACACCTAAAAAGAATGACGCGATCCCAGATCGTATGAATGGCGTCACCGGGCAGCTTGGAAATTGGATGTCACCTGATGATCTTCATAAAGCCATTCACGACCGCTTCCCTAACTGCATGAAAG GTCGCACGATGTATGTTGTTCCGTTTAGTATGGGTCCAATCGGATCGCCGCTTTCGAAAATCGGGATCGAGTTAACAGATTCGCCTTATGTGGTGGCTTCAATGCGTATCATGACGCGAATGGGTCAACAGGTACTCGAAACATTGGGCGAAGGAGACTTCGTTCGTTGTCTGCACTCCGTTGGCTGTCCGCTCCCGATGACCAGACCTGTGATCAACAATTGGCCGTGCAATCCGGAGCAGACTATCATCATCCa ATGCCCAGAGACCAAAGAAATCTTGTCATACGGCAGCGGATATGGTGGCAACTCAttattgggaaaaaaatgttttgcccTGAGGATTGGCTCGGTAATAGCCAAAAAAGAAGGTTGGCTTGCTGAACACATGCTC ATTCTAGGAATAACTAATCCCGAAGGCAAAAAGAGATACATCGCTGCCGCTTTCCCGAGTGCTTGCGGAAAAACGAATCTCGCAATGTTAACCCCAACATTACCAG GCTATAAAGTTGAGTGTGTTGGCGACGATATTGCATGGATGCACTTCGACAGTGAAGGACGTTTACGAGCCATCAATCcggaaaatggattttttggCGTTGCTCCCGGAACCAACTATGCTACCAATCCAAAT GCTATGCTGACTATCCAGAAAAATACGGTTTTTACAAATGTTGCAAA AACCAGTGATGGTGGCGTTTTCTGGGAAGGCCTGGAGAAGGAAATCACAGGTGTTAACGTCACAAGTTGGTTGGGCGAAGCCAACTGGAGTAAAGCATCAGGAAAACCCGCGGCTCATCCTAATTCTAG ATTTTGTGCCCCAGCCAGCCAATGCCCAATCATAGATCCGCGTTGGGAGGACCCTGAAGGTGTACCCATAGATGCTATTTTGTTTGGAGGTCGCCGACCAAGAGGTGTGCCTTTGGTTTACGAAGCATTAAATTGGAAACACGGAGTCTTCGTTGGTGCCTCCGTCAGTTCAGAAGCCACTGCTGCAGCTGAGTACAAA GGCCGCTCAATTATGCACGATCCATTTGCAATGCGCCCGTTTTTCGGGTACAATGCCGGTCACTATCTCAATCATTGGCTGAGTATGGAAAAATCTGGTCGCAAACTCCCCAAAATTTTCCATGTTAATTGGTTCCGCAGAAGTGCAGAT GGCTCTTTCTTATGGCCTGGATTTGGGGAAAATTCCCGTGTTCTCGATTGGGTACTAAAACGTTGTGATGAAGCCGACGTTGCTCAGTCCAGCCCAATTGGATTGATTCCAAAAGAGGGGTCGATTGATACCAATGGTCTGAAAGAGCAAATCAATTGGCAAGAGTTGTTTTCAATGCCGAAGGACTTTTGGCAAGACGAAGTTACTGATCTAGAAAAGTATTTTAGCGAACAACTTGGCAATGATTTACCGAACGCTATCGCCGAAGAATTGCACAAATTAAAACAACGAGTAAATCAAATGTAG